A window of the Salvelinus alpinus chromosome 25, SLU_Salpinus.1, whole genome shotgun sequence genome harbors these coding sequences:
- the LOC139553548 gene encoding 60 kDa lysophospholipase-like isoform X4 gives MAECKKSTSCPSPASEMTSLARALSHSRLSQPDQSDVFKLHTSVYRSNVAQPGRRRRLSSSNSVESLDVSLCAEARVLVINTGGTIGMMYHNNVLSPEPNAFVKALRKLPILHDEQYALQTRMYDYYSTSGPPENTLVLPMPTHLADELSKRLCKQNKRIVYTVLEYSPLLDSCNMTTDDWATIGKDIEKHYEKYDGFVILHGTDTMAYTASALSFMCEHLGKPVILTGSQVPIYEMRNDGRDNLLGALLIAGQFVIPEVCLYFHNKLYRGNRVTKVDSGSFNAFNSPNLAPLANAEVDIKINWDTVWRANTTSRFRVSTPMNRNVGLLRLFPGITAVTVKSFLQAPMEGIVLETYGSGNAPDNRADLLEEFRNATERGVIMVNCTQCLRGSVTTSYATGKALSDAGLVAGCDMTPEAALCKLSYVLARTDLSIEAKKKMLSQNLRGEMIADLQGAKLTLSDSRFIQVIAKSLSISCKEELEAVRDALTPTLACAASMLGDVEALDAIKEMGSNLSLGDYDGRTPLHIASCEGHLKVVQYLLSQGATVYAKDRYGDTPLRNAVHFRHKEVVKLLRKTGAHFSRDELEDAGSELCSLAASADIEGLEMWHLAGGDLDTPGYDGQTPMEVNGEYIEFSACPKES, from the exons ATGGCGGAATGTAAAAAATCTACCTCATGTCCGTCTCCAGCTTCAGAAATGACCTCTCTCGCTAGAGCTTTGTCCCATTCAAGGTTGAGTCAACCTGATCAGTCTGATGTGTTCAAATTGCATACTTCTGTTTACCGGAGCAATGTTGCACAGCCAGGCCGACGGAGGAGGTTATCGAGCAGCAACAGTGTTGAGTCTCTGGATGTGAGCCTCTGTGCTGAAGCGCGAGTCTTGGTCATCAACACCGGAGGAACTATCGGGATGATGTACCATAATAACG tGCTATCCCCAGAGCCTAATGCGTTTGTGAAGGCCCTGCGAAAGCTTCCCATCCTCCATGATGAGCAGTATGCCCTGCAGACCCGTATGTACGACTACTACAGCACCAGTGGCCCACCGGAGAACACCCTTGTCCTGCC GATGCCGACACACCTCGCTGATGAACTATCAAAAAG GCTGTGTAAACAAAATAAGAGGATAGTGTACACTGTTTTAGAGTACAGCCCCTTGCTGGACTCTTGCAATATGACCACAGATGACTGGGCTACAATTGGGAAGGACATTGAG AAACACTATGAGAAGTATGACGGTTTTGTCATTCTCCACGGCACGGACACCATGGCCTACACAGCATCTGCTCTGTCCTTCATGTGTGAGCATCTGGGGAAGCCTGTCATCCTCACCGGCTCCCAG GTGCCGATCTATGAGATGAGGAATGATGGAAGAGACAACCTGTTGGGGGCGCTGCTGATCGCTGGTCAGTTTGTCATTCCTgag GTTTGTCTGTATTTCCACAACAAGCTGTACCGGGGCAATCGTGTGACCAAGGTGGATTCTGGGAGTTTCAATGCCTTCAATTCTCCTAACCTGGCTCCTCTGGCCAATGCTGAAGTGGATATTAAAA TTAACTGGGACACGGTGTGGAGAGCAAACACAACCTCGCGGTTCAGAGTGAGCACTCCGATGAACCGTAACGTGGGTCTGCTGAGACTCTTCCCAGGCATCACTGCTGTGACT gtgaagTCCTTCTTACAGGCGCCCATGGAGGGCATTGTCCTGGAGACATATGGTAGTGGAAACGCCCCTGACAACCGTGCTGACCTGCTTGAGGAGTTCCGTAATGCCACAGAGAGGGGCGTGATCATGGTCAACTGCACCCAGTGTCTGAGGGGTTCTGTCACCACATCGTACGCCACCGGAAAG GCCTTGAGTGATGCAGGACTGGTGGCAGGCTGTGACATGACTCCTGAGGCTGCCCTGTGCAAGCTGTCCTACGTGCTGGCCAGGACGGACCTCAGCATAGAGGCCAAAAAAAAG ATGCTGAGTCAGAATCTGCGGGGAGAGATGATCGCTGACCTGCAGGGGGCCAAGCTCACTCTGAGCGACAGTCGCTTCATCCAGGTCATCGCCAAGTCCCTGAGCATCAGCTGTAAGGAG GAGCTAGAAGCTGTCCGGGATGCTCTGACCCCCACCTTAGCTTGTGCCGCTTCTATGTTGGGAGACGTGGAGGCCTTGGATGCCATAAAGGAGATG GGCAGTAACCTAAGTCTGGGGGATTATGATGGACGTACCCCTCTGCACATCGCTTCCTGTGAGGGCCACCTCAAAGTGGTGCAATATCTACTGAGCCAGGGCGCCACTGTCTACGCCAAAGATCGCTATGGGGACACACCCCTGCGCAATGCTGTGCACTTCAG ACACAAAGAGGTGGTGAAGCTGCTGAGAAAGACTGGAGCTCATTTCTCCAGGGATGAGTTGGAGGATGCCGGCTCAGAGCTGTGCAG TCTGGCAGCCAGTGCTGACATTGAGGGCCTGGAGATGTGGCACCTGGCCGGGGGAGACCTGGACACACCAGGCTACGACGGGCAGACGCCGATGGAGGTG AATGGAGAATACATTGAGTTCTCAGCCTGTCCAAAAGAATCCTGA
- the LOC139553548 gene encoding 60 kDa lysophospholipase-like isoform X2 — translation MAECKKSTSCPSPASEMTSLARALSHSRLSQPDQSDVFKLHTSVYRSNVAQPGRRRRLSSSNSVESLDVSLCAEARVLVINTGGTIGMMYHNNVLSPEPNAFVKALRKLPILHDEQYALQTRMYDYYSTSGPPENTLVLPMPTHLADELSKRLCKQNKRIVYTVLEYSPLLDSCNMTTDDWATIGKDIEKHYEKYDGFVILHGTDTMAYTASALSFMCEHLGKPVILTGSQVPIYEMRNDGRDNLLGALLIAGQFVIPEVCLYFHNKLYRGNRVTKVDSGSFNAFNSPNLAPLANAEVDIKINWDTVWRANTTSRFRVSTPMNRNVGLLRLFPGITAVTVKSFLQAPMEGIVLETYGSGNAPDNRADLLEEFRNATERGVIMVNCTQCLRGSVTTSYATGKALSDAGLVAGCDMTPEAALCKLSYVLARTDLSIEAKKKMLSQNLRGEMIADLQGAKLTLSDSRFIQVIAKSLSISCKEELEAVRDALTPTLACAASMLGDVEALDAIKEMGSNLSLGDYDGRTPLHIASCEGHLKVVQYLLSQGATVYAKDRYGDTPLRNAVHFRHKEVVKLLRKTGAHFSRDELEDAGSELCSLAASADIEGLEMWHLAGGDLDTPGYDGQTPMEVAKAVGNEVVIDFLHQVSQYHAQNGEYIEFSACPKES, via the exons ATGGCGGAATGTAAAAAATCTACCTCATGTCCGTCTCCAGCTTCAGAAATGACCTCTCTCGCTAGAGCTTTGTCCCATTCAAGGTTGAGTCAACCTGATCAGTCTGATGTGTTCAAATTGCATACTTCTGTTTACCGGAGCAATGTTGCACAGCCAGGCCGACGGAGGAGGTTATCGAGCAGCAACAGTGTTGAGTCTCTGGATGTGAGCCTCTGTGCTGAAGCGCGAGTCTTGGTCATCAACACCGGAGGAACTATCGGGATGATGTACCATAATAACG tGCTATCCCCAGAGCCTAATGCGTTTGTGAAGGCCCTGCGAAAGCTTCCCATCCTCCATGATGAGCAGTATGCCCTGCAGACCCGTATGTACGACTACTACAGCACCAGTGGCCCACCGGAGAACACCCTTGTCCTGCC GATGCCGACACACCTCGCTGATGAACTATCAAAAAG GCTGTGTAAACAAAATAAGAGGATAGTGTACACTGTTTTAGAGTACAGCCCCTTGCTGGACTCTTGCAATATGACCACAGATGACTGGGCTACAATTGGGAAGGACATTGAG AAACACTATGAGAAGTATGACGGTTTTGTCATTCTCCACGGCACGGACACCATGGCCTACACAGCATCTGCTCTGTCCTTCATGTGTGAGCATCTGGGGAAGCCTGTCATCCTCACCGGCTCCCAG GTGCCGATCTATGAGATGAGGAATGATGGAAGAGACAACCTGTTGGGGGCGCTGCTGATCGCTGGTCAGTTTGTCATTCCTgag GTTTGTCTGTATTTCCACAACAAGCTGTACCGGGGCAATCGTGTGACCAAGGTGGATTCTGGGAGTTTCAATGCCTTCAATTCTCCTAACCTGGCTCCTCTGGCCAATGCTGAAGTGGATATTAAAA TTAACTGGGACACGGTGTGGAGAGCAAACACAACCTCGCGGTTCAGAGTGAGCACTCCGATGAACCGTAACGTGGGTCTGCTGAGACTCTTCCCAGGCATCACTGCTGTGACT gtgaagTCCTTCTTACAGGCGCCCATGGAGGGCATTGTCCTGGAGACATATGGTAGTGGAAACGCCCCTGACAACCGTGCTGACCTGCTTGAGGAGTTCCGTAATGCCACAGAGAGGGGCGTGATCATGGTCAACTGCACCCAGTGTCTGAGGGGTTCTGTCACCACATCGTACGCCACCGGAAAG GCCTTGAGTGATGCAGGACTGGTGGCAGGCTGTGACATGACTCCTGAGGCTGCCCTGTGCAAGCTGTCCTACGTGCTGGCCAGGACGGACCTCAGCATAGAGGCCAAAAAAAAG ATGCTGAGTCAGAATCTGCGGGGAGAGATGATCGCTGACCTGCAGGGGGCCAAGCTCACTCTGAGCGACAGTCGCTTCATCCAGGTCATCGCCAAGTCCCTGAGCATCAGCTGTAAGGAG GAGCTAGAAGCTGTCCGGGATGCTCTGACCCCCACCTTAGCTTGTGCCGCTTCTATGTTGGGAGACGTGGAGGCCTTGGATGCCATAAAGGAGATG GGCAGTAACCTAAGTCTGGGGGATTATGATGGACGTACCCCTCTGCACATCGCTTCCTGTGAGGGCCACCTCAAAGTGGTGCAATATCTACTGAGCCAGGGCGCCACTGTCTACGCCAAAGATCGCTATGGGGACACACCCCTGCGCAATGCTGTGCACTTCAG ACACAAAGAGGTGGTGAAGCTGCTGAGAAAGACTGGAGCTCATTTCTCCAGGGATGAGTTGGAGGATGCCGGCTCAGAGCTGTGCAG TCTGGCAGCCAGTGCTGACATTGAGGGCCTGGAGATGTGGCACCTGGCCGGGGGAGACCTGGACACACCAGGCTACGACGGGCAGACGCCGATGGAGGTG GCTAAGGCTGTGGGGAATGAAGTTGTGATTGACTTCTTACACCAGGTCAGCCAGTACCACGCCCAG AATGGAGAATACATTGAGTTCTCAGCCTGTCCAAAAGAATCCTGA
- the LOC139553548 gene encoding 60 kDa lysophospholipase-like isoform X1 → MAECKKSTSCPSPASEMTSLARALSHSRLSQPDQSDVFKLHTSVYRSNVAQPGRRRRLSSSNSVESLDVSLCAEARVLVINTGGTIGMMYHNNVLSPEPNAFVKALRKLPILHDEQYALQTRMYDYYSTSGPPENTLVLPMPTHLADELSKRLCKQNKRIVYTVLEYSPLLDSCNMTTDDWATIGKDIEKHYEKYDGFVILHGTDTMAYTASALSFMCEHLGKPVILTGSQVPIYEMRNDGRDNLLGALLIAGQFVIPEVCLYFHNKLYRGNRVTKVDSGSFNAFNSPNLAPLANAEVDIKINWDTVWRANTTSRFRVSTPMNRNVGLLRLFPGITAVTVKSFLQAPMEGIVLETYGSGNAPDNRADLLEEFRNATERGVIMVNCTQCLRGSVTTSYATGKALSDAGLVAGCDMTPEAALCKLSYVLARTDLSIEAKKKMLSQNLRGEMIADLQGAKLTLSDSRFIQVIAKSLSISCKEELEAVRDALTPTLACAASMLGDVEALDAIKEMGSNLSLGDYDGRTPLHIASCEGHLKVVQYLLSQGATVYAKDRYGDTPLRNAVHFRHKEVVKLLRKTGAHFSRDELEDAGSELCSLAASADIEGLEMWHLAGGDLDTPGYDGQTPMEVAKAVGNEVVIDFLHQVSQYHAQPLFKDNAENGEYIEFSACPKES, encoded by the exons ATGGCGGAATGTAAAAAATCTACCTCATGTCCGTCTCCAGCTTCAGAAATGACCTCTCTCGCTAGAGCTTTGTCCCATTCAAGGTTGAGTCAACCTGATCAGTCTGATGTGTTCAAATTGCATACTTCTGTTTACCGGAGCAATGTTGCACAGCCAGGCCGACGGAGGAGGTTATCGAGCAGCAACAGTGTTGAGTCTCTGGATGTGAGCCTCTGTGCTGAAGCGCGAGTCTTGGTCATCAACACCGGAGGAACTATCGGGATGATGTACCATAATAACG tGCTATCCCCAGAGCCTAATGCGTTTGTGAAGGCCCTGCGAAAGCTTCCCATCCTCCATGATGAGCAGTATGCCCTGCAGACCCGTATGTACGACTACTACAGCACCAGTGGCCCACCGGAGAACACCCTTGTCCTGCC GATGCCGACACACCTCGCTGATGAACTATCAAAAAG GCTGTGTAAACAAAATAAGAGGATAGTGTACACTGTTTTAGAGTACAGCCCCTTGCTGGACTCTTGCAATATGACCACAGATGACTGGGCTACAATTGGGAAGGACATTGAG AAACACTATGAGAAGTATGACGGTTTTGTCATTCTCCACGGCACGGACACCATGGCCTACACAGCATCTGCTCTGTCCTTCATGTGTGAGCATCTGGGGAAGCCTGTCATCCTCACCGGCTCCCAG GTGCCGATCTATGAGATGAGGAATGATGGAAGAGACAACCTGTTGGGGGCGCTGCTGATCGCTGGTCAGTTTGTCATTCCTgag GTTTGTCTGTATTTCCACAACAAGCTGTACCGGGGCAATCGTGTGACCAAGGTGGATTCTGGGAGTTTCAATGCCTTCAATTCTCCTAACCTGGCTCCTCTGGCCAATGCTGAAGTGGATATTAAAA TTAACTGGGACACGGTGTGGAGAGCAAACACAACCTCGCGGTTCAGAGTGAGCACTCCGATGAACCGTAACGTGGGTCTGCTGAGACTCTTCCCAGGCATCACTGCTGTGACT gtgaagTCCTTCTTACAGGCGCCCATGGAGGGCATTGTCCTGGAGACATATGGTAGTGGAAACGCCCCTGACAACCGTGCTGACCTGCTTGAGGAGTTCCGTAATGCCACAGAGAGGGGCGTGATCATGGTCAACTGCACCCAGTGTCTGAGGGGTTCTGTCACCACATCGTACGCCACCGGAAAG GCCTTGAGTGATGCAGGACTGGTGGCAGGCTGTGACATGACTCCTGAGGCTGCCCTGTGCAAGCTGTCCTACGTGCTGGCCAGGACGGACCTCAGCATAGAGGCCAAAAAAAAG ATGCTGAGTCAGAATCTGCGGGGAGAGATGATCGCTGACCTGCAGGGGGCCAAGCTCACTCTGAGCGACAGTCGCTTCATCCAGGTCATCGCCAAGTCCCTGAGCATCAGCTGTAAGGAG GAGCTAGAAGCTGTCCGGGATGCTCTGACCCCCACCTTAGCTTGTGCCGCTTCTATGTTGGGAGACGTGGAGGCCTTGGATGCCATAAAGGAGATG GGCAGTAACCTAAGTCTGGGGGATTATGATGGACGTACCCCTCTGCACATCGCTTCCTGTGAGGGCCACCTCAAAGTGGTGCAATATCTACTGAGCCAGGGCGCCACTGTCTACGCCAAAGATCGCTATGGGGACACACCCCTGCGCAATGCTGTGCACTTCAG ACACAAAGAGGTGGTGAAGCTGCTGAGAAAGACTGGAGCTCATTTCTCCAGGGATGAGTTGGAGGATGCCGGCTCAGAGCTGTGCAG TCTGGCAGCCAGTGCTGACATTGAGGGCCTGGAGATGTGGCACCTGGCCGGGGGAGACCTGGACACACCAGGCTACGACGGGCAGACGCCGATGGAGGTG GCTAAGGCTGTGGGGAATGAAGTTGTGATTGACTTCTTACACCAGGTCAGCCAGTACCACGCCCAG CCTCTGTTTAAAGATAATGCTGAG AATGGAGAATACATTGAGTTCTCAGCCTGTCCAAAAGAATCCTGA
- the LOC139553548 gene encoding 60 kDa lysophospholipase-like isoform X3 — translation MAECKKSTSCPSPASEMTSLARALSHSRLSQPDQSDVFKLHTSVYRSNVAQPGRRRRLSSSNSVESLDVSLCAEARVLVINTGGTIGMMYHNNVLSPEPNAFVKALRKLPILHDEQYALQTRMYDYYSTSGPPENTLVLPLCKQNKRIVYTVLEYSPLLDSCNMTTDDWATIGKDIEKHYEKYDGFVILHGTDTMAYTASALSFMCEHLGKPVILTGSQVPIYEMRNDGRDNLLGALLIAGQFVIPEVCLYFHNKLYRGNRVTKVDSGSFNAFNSPNLAPLANAEVDIKINWDTVWRANTTSRFRVSTPMNRNVGLLRLFPGITAVTVKSFLQAPMEGIVLETYGSGNAPDNRADLLEEFRNATERGVIMVNCTQCLRGSVTTSYATGKALSDAGLVAGCDMTPEAALCKLSYVLARTDLSIEAKKKMLSQNLRGEMIADLQGAKLTLSDSRFIQVIAKSLSISCKEELEAVRDALTPTLACAASMLGDVEALDAIKEMGSNLSLGDYDGRTPLHIASCEGHLKVVQYLLSQGATVYAKDRYGDTPLRNAVHFRHKEVVKLLRKTGAHFSRDELEDAGSELCSLAASADIEGLEMWHLAGGDLDTPGYDGQTPMEVAKAVGNEVVIDFLHQVSQYHAQPLFKDNAENGEYIEFSACPKES, via the exons ATGGCGGAATGTAAAAAATCTACCTCATGTCCGTCTCCAGCTTCAGAAATGACCTCTCTCGCTAGAGCTTTGTCCCATTCAAGGTTGAGTCAACCTGATCAGTCTGATGTGTTCAAATTGCATACTTCTGTTTACCGGAGCAATGTTGCACAGCCAGGCCGACGGAGGAGGTTATCGAGCAGCAACAGTGTTGAGTCTCTGGATGTGAGCCTCTGTGCTGAAGCGCGAGTCTTGGTCATCAACACCGGAGGAACTATCGGGATGATGTACCATAATAACG tGCTATCCCCAGAGCCTAATGCGTTTGTGAAGGCCCTGCGAAAGCTTCCCATCCTCCATGATGAGCAGTATGCCCTGCAGACCCGTATGTACGACTACTACAGCACCAGTGGCCCACCGGAGAACACCCTTGTCCTGCC GCTGTGTAAACAAAATAAGAGGATAGTGTACACTGTTTTAGAGTACAGCCCCTTGCTGGACTCTTGCAATATGACCACAGATGACTGGGCTACAATTGGGAAGGACATTGAG AAACACTATGAGAAGTATGACGGTTTTGTCATTCTCCACGGCACGGACACCATGGCCTACACAGCATCTGCTCTGTCCTTCATGTGTGAGCATCTGGGGAAGCCTGTCATCCTCACCGGCTCCCAG GTGCCGATCTATGAGATGAGGAATGATGGAAGAGACAACCTGTTGGGGGCGCTGCTGATCGCTGGTCAGTTTGTCATTCCTgag GTTTGTCTGTATTTCCACAACAAGCTGTACCGGGGCAATCGTGTGACCAAGGTGGATTCTGGGAGTTTCAATGCCTTCAATTCTCCTAACCTGGCTCCTCTGGCCAATGCTGAAGTGGATATTAAAA TTAACTGGGACACGGTGTGGAGAGCAAACACAACCTCGCGGTTCAGAGTGAGCACTCCGATGAACCGTAACGTGGGTCTGCTGAGACTCTTCCCAGGCATCACTGCTGTGACT gtgaagTCCTTCTTACAGGCGCCCATGGAGGGCATTGTCCTGGAGACATATGGTAGTGGAAACGCCCCTGACAACCGTGCTGACCTGCTTGAGGAGTTCCGTAATGCCACAGAGAGGGGCGTGATCATGGTCAACTGCACCCAGTGTCTGAGGGGTTCTGTCACCACATCGTACGCCACCGGAAAG GCCTTGAGTGATGCAGGACTGGTGGCAGGCTGTGACATGACTCCTGAGGCTGCCCTGTGCAAGCTGTCCTACGTGCTGGCCAGGACGGACCTCAGCATAGAGGCCAAAAAAAAG ATGCTGAGTCAGAATCTGCGGGGAGAGATGATCGCTGACCTGCAGGGGGCCAAGCTCACTCTGAGCGACAGTCGCTTCATCCAGGTCATCGCCAAGTCCCTGAGCATCAGCTGTAAGGAG GAGCTAGAAGCTGTCCGGGATGCTCTGACCCCCACCTTAGCTTGTGCCGCTTCTATGTTGGGAGACGTGGAGGCCTTGGATGCCATAAAGGAGATG GGCAGTAACCTAAGTCTGGGGGATTATGATGGACGTACCCCTCTGCACATCGCTTCCTGTGAGGGCCACCTCAAAGTGGTGCAATATCTACTGAGCCAGGGCGCCACTGTCTACGCCAAAGATCGCTATGGGGACACACCCCTGCGCAATGCTGTGCACTTCAG ACACAAAGAGGTGGTGAAGCTGCTGAGAAAGACTGGAGCTCATTTCTCCAGGGATGAGTTGGAGGATGCCGGCTCAGAGCTGTGCAG TCTGGCAGCCAGTGCTGACATTGAGGGCCTGGAGATGTGGCACCTGGCCGGGGGAGACCTGGACACACCAGGCTACGACGGGCAGACGCCGATGGAGGTG GCTAAGGCTGTGGGGAATGAAGTTGTGATTGACTTCTTACACCAGGTCAGCCAGTACCACGCCCAG CCTCTGTTTAAAGATAATGCTGAG AATGGAGAATACATTGAGTTCTCAGCCTGTCCAAAAGAATCCTGA